Within Trachemys scripta elegans isolate TJP31775 chromosome 12, CAS_Tse_1.0, whole genome shotgun sequence, the genomic segment TTTATCAAGAATCTGGACGACTCCATTGACAACAAAGCCTTGTACGATACGTTCTCAGCCTTTGGGAATATCCTTTCTTGCAAGGTACGTATGTTTTTGCTGCAAGAACAAGATTTATCTTAGGACTTGCCTGCACTTTACCACCAGGGTTGTCAAACCGGTTGAGATCTGAATTCTCTTTGCATCGTTTTGTATggttttctttacattttcacCCATTAAGTGAATAGGAGACTTAAAGGGTTTTTGGGGAGGAGCGCTGCTACCTTATTTCCGCTGGCAAAGGAGGCTGGATGCAACTCGCTTCAGAGCTGATGCACTCTGACTCAGCTAGAAGGGATCTCCTGAGAGCAGTGCAGACCACTTCCTATCTCGGGAGCTCAGCACGTTTTCTCAATGGTGTTTCCAGCTTCTGTCAACCCTGGGAGCTGAGCTTGTGACCTGTACTCTTATCCCACACGGGACAGTGTGTCATGAGCATGGGGCTTTAGGTATTGTAGCTTGGTGAAAAGCAGATGCCAGTGAGGCTGAATGTTCCTTGGCGATGGGACTTGGATTTGGCGTGGGTGGCTGCTAGGGAGGTCTCCCCAGGTGGAGTGTGGGGAGGTCTGCCTTCTGTTTTTTCAGGCTCTTCCATGTCTGACTCTGCCTCTCTCTTGGCAGGTGGTTTGTGATGAGAACGGATCCCGCGGTTATGGCTTCGTTCACTTTGAGACTCATGAGGCAGCGAATCGGGCCATTGACACCATGAACGGGATGTTGCTCAATGACCGCAAGGTGtaagtggggagggggcgggatcgGATCCTCATTTTGTGCTGCTTCTCCCTTCAATAGCCCTCTCTGAATGTGGCCTTTATATAGTAACTAAATTCTTGGTTATCGGTATTTGTTCAGTGTGGTGTTGCATAATCGGCATTGCTCAGTGGGCAAACATGTTCCCTGTTAGGGCCTATGCTGTTTCTGCCCTtttttcactgggctttggcatGATGCTGTTGATCCTGGTAGGGTTGCAGTATGGAGGCTGAGAACTGCTGGCACAGAGGGAACAAATCCCTAGTCCAGGCAAGAGCAGGCGTACATCATGTTGGTGATGCAGCACCGCAGATGTCCATAGCTCTGTACTGGTCCCTGACTCCCTAAGAATTCAGTTTAAGATAAGGTGAAGGAAAGAGGATTTAGCCTTCTCCAGCCCTCCCTTCCGCTCCCCTTCTGTGAAAGACCTCAGCGTTCTTGGATCTAGTGAGCTCTAGATCGCTGCCTGTGTATTGCCACTACTGCCCAGCTGGGATGCAAGGGCAGGGATCCACTGAGGGTGGAGCTGGCACTGCAGGGAGGACGGGCAGACCGTACACCATctaggagggagagagggcaaaTAATTGAATTCCTTTAGGATCTGCTTGATCCGGTGAGATCCCCTCAGCAATGTCTGGTATGGGATGGCTCTTAGATTGTGCGCTCCTTGGAGCAGAGATCGTCtgttgttctgtgtctgtacagccccCAGCAAAGGGGGGCCCTGTACTGACTAGGGCCTCTCGATGCTACTGCAGCATTAATGTTACGTAACAATAGCCAGTGTTTGTGGGGATAGGGGGAGTGTGCAGGTCAGATCTGCTCAGGTTGCTGAGATGCAAAAATACACAGTTGTTACTAGTGCTAAAGCGACAGTCACCATTAGGAGCGACTCCACTGACCAGTGGGCTCCCATGTCCTTTTCCCCTGCCCAATGGATGTATGGTGAGGATTCATGTGCCTCCGTTTACTTTCTGCAGCTTTGTCGGCCATTTTAAATCCCGCAGAGAGCGGGAGGCAGAATTTGGGGCACGGGCGATGGAATTCACCAATGTCTTTATCAAGAACTTTGGGGATGATATGGATGATGACCGACTGCGGGAAATATTCTCCAAGTTTGGTGAGTAGCGTTTCTATAGCAAAATCTGCCCGGTGGATGGTGAATTGGAGGCAGTGGGACCAAGGAGTATGTACAAGGGAAAGAGCCTAAGTGAGGAGTTAGACCTCTTCTCTTatttatgtacacctctaccctgatataaccctgtccttgggagccaaaaaaatcttactgcgttataggtgaaaccacgttatatcgaacttagtttgatccaccggagtgcgcagccccgcccccccggagcgctgctttactgcgttgtatccaaattcgtgttatatcgggtcgccttattatcggggtagaggtgtaatagttTTAGTGGTAACACTTATCCAAGAACAAAGCCAGCTGAGGACCTCGCCAGTCATTCCAAATGACTGCAGTCATCTAGTGCAGCTTTGCAGAACTGTCATTAATTTAATCATTGATTATCTGCTCTTGACCATGATGATGGAGGATGACTACTGGCTTACTTGCTTTTCAAAACAAACCACAAACAATTGCCCTCCCCAGGCAAGTGAGTGAGTAGAACTTCTCAAAGCTGTGCCAGAGCATGGAATccagttacagaaaggtaaatGTCCTTTAAATCCCTTTAAATTACTAGTCTGAATTTAGAATAACTTTTGCTTTTTTCCCTCTTGGTCTTGTAGTGGGTTGTGACTGTCTCCTAAGTTCTTGGAACAAGGTCTGTTTGTTGCCGAGCGCTGAGCACACTGCTGGTGCTTGAGAATTACTAAATCTAACATTTCTGTAGTGCCTTTCATCTGTGCTTCTCCAAGGCTGCGTTTCTGTGACTAGATTCCTCGCAGTAAGGTAGATGGGGATATTTATCTCAGTTTtgtagatgaggaaactgaggccccaGAACTTGTGACttactgtgtaaccttgggcatcaggaatagaacccaggtctgctgtgccagccaGTAGATATGTTGGGTCATGACTCATCTGGCTGTATAGTTCCTGTGGGGAGGGCCTGGAGAGACCAGGCTAGTCAGTTGGAGTGCCTGTATCTACCTGCTACCAGCATTGTGTCACTCCTGTTAGTTGGGATGCCTTAGCTGGCAGGGGACTGTCCACACTGCAATAGACTCTTGTTATTGCCCCCATTCTGCACCAGTGTATTTTTGGAGTCACCCCAACACGTGGggtgctgctgccactgcccccACATCACTCAGCACTGGCCTGACCTCTAACAAAGTCTTTGTGATCGTTAACCAAagcaggagatgggggagggagagaggggcaggggtgATTTCCTCAAGCTGTGAGCAGAGACCTTGGTGGACAGTATCTTTCTGCTCCAGGTTGTTCTCAGGGCACTGCACTCTTCTGTTTGCAGGGAAGACACTGAGTGTCAGAGTTATGATGGACGACACTGGTCGCTCGAAAGGGTTTGGGTTTGTCAACTTTGAGAAGCACGAAGAAGCCCAGAAGGCAAGAGGGTCTTTTGCTTTATATATTTAATTGAGTCTGTGACATTTAGAAGCCTGGCTGGGCCTTTATTCTCATGAGCAGGGGCAGACTGGTGCCAGCTGCTGAAATGCAACTAACCGATCTGTTAGTGTGAAAGATTCTGTAGCTTCTTGTTAACAACGTGTGTTTTGGGTGGCCAGTGAGTCTGTCTGGGCAGTCATCCTATGCAAAGGGAAGCTCTTATCTGCCCTGTAATCCAAACTTGGAAGCAAATCTGCTTTTATACCTTTTATTTTGAAAGATCTCTGATAGCAATGGGGAGAAATAAAGCCTACAcaaaggggggctgggagggctcTGGGGCTGTGGCTTCTCTTTGTGCTTAGACTTGGGATCCTCTCCTGGCAGGCTGTGGCAGACATGAACGGGAAGCAGATCAATGGCCGGATGGTGTACGTTGGCCGAGCTCAGAAGAGGATGGAGCGTCAGAGCGAACTGAAGCGTAAATTTGAACAGATCAAACAGGAAAGAGTGAGCAGATACCAGGTAATGGGAAAGAAATAGAGGTGCCTCATGCCACGTGCCTGTTGGCTCTCTGGCATGGTCGCCAGATGGAGTAACAGCATGGGATGTCTCTACTGAGCCTCCTAGTCTCAAAGGGAAGCTTTCAGACCTTCCAGATACAAAGGCATGCCCATTGCTGAGCGAGCGCTGTTGAAAATCCCAACGGCAGCCAGAATCTCTATCGGGGAAATGAGCCTCCTTGCTTGCCCGGCGTGCTGGGATTTCATGTATATGCATTTGTGGGACTGGATCCTTAAAGAAGCCAGCCCAGTTCCCTGTGTTACACACTCCTCCGGGGTGTGTCTTATAGGCGACACCTACAAGTGAGGAGCGGGTAAAACCAGTGTGGTCCTAAACACCCACGGCAAGTAAGTGGCTTCACTGTATCTGCCACATTCTTTCATGCCCAGAAAAAAGGGAGGATTTGTATTAATAGAGTAGGTTGGAAATATGGTCTTCTGGGAAGGTGTCAGTTAGACACAGCAGAACAAGTTCCTAATGGAACAGTTATTGTGGGCCTTCTGTAGCCATCCTGAATTTTGCGAGGCTTGCTGTCCTTTTTGGAGAAATCTAGTTATAGCCCTATCTGTTCTTAGGGGGTAAATTTATATGTGAAGAACCTGGATGATGGTATTGATGATGAGCGGCTGAGGAAGGAGTTCTCTCCATATGGTACCATTACTAGTGCAAAGGTAAGAGAACTGGACTACCATGGGGAGTCTAATTCACAAGGCATTAGATCCTAAATGGTCACTGATCTTGGTGTGGCGGTGCTTTATGGGGCACTGGTACTGAACATAGCAAGTCCTAGACTTTGGGCCTGCGTAAGCCTCACTCCCCGGCACTTGAGTTGTGACTGGCTTGCATTTTCGCCTATAGCTTTTCAGATTATGCAAATAAATCACTTATAGtctcccacagcagcagggagTATCTGCTGCCTCTGCAGTGCTCACAGTCCCTGCTAGCCTGGGGAACTCAGGTCAGGAATCCAGCTCCGTTATGTCCCCTGCCTCACCCACATGTGACAGCATGCTGGACTGCTACTAGAGCTGTTGTGTTTTGAAGTCAGCTGGGAATAGGTGCCTAGAAATAGACACTTAGAAAAAATCACCCTTGATTATTACATGTGACTTGCACTGTATGATGGCTgcacccagggctcctgcctccaaCCTTGCTTGAAATAAATCAGTCCCACACAGTCCCTAGAGCCTCAGGCCACAGTGTCGGTTGCCTCTGAGTCTGGAGGCTGGCTGCTGTCCACTGTTTCCCTCCCTGCTCACGTCCCCACCTGTGATGACAGCTCTGTGTGATACGCGGATGGAGTGCCTGGCATTCAGTGGACTTTGTTGTGTTCTAATCTAATTTTAGGTGATGACAGAGGGTGGACACAGCAAAGGGTTTGGGTTTGTATGTTTTTCCTCCCCAGAAGAGGCTACCAAGGCCGTGACGGAAATGAATGGACGGATCGTCAGCACCAAGCCTTTGTACGTTGCCCTCGCTcaaagaaaggaggaaagaaaagcgATTCTCACCAACCAGTATATGCAGAGATTGGCCACCATGAGGGCCCTGCCTGGCCCTCTCCTTGGCTCCTTCCAGGCACCCACGGGGTACTTCTTGCCTGCCATCCCACAGGTGAAGCCCCGTCCACTCCTCTGGGACTAATATGGAGTCTGAGGAGCTTGCCTAGGGCCAGACTCacctgtcggggggggggggggggggggggaggggcggtgtaTTTGATTCTTTGGCACCTCAGCACCTCCAGCACTGAGAATAATTGAACCAAATAGCTTGTTTTGGGACCCTAAAGATGACAAACCAAAGATTGTAATTCTAAGGATGTCAAAGCTACAGGTGTCATTCTGAATGCTGCTCTGTTCTAAgcactcatagaatatcagggttagaagggacctcaggaggtcatctagtccaaccccctgctcaaagcaggaccaattcccaactaaatcatcccagccagggctttgtcaagcctgaccttaaaaacctctaaggaaggagattccaccacttccctaggtaacccattccagtgcttcatcacccacctagtgaaaaagtttttcctaatatccaacctaaacctcccccactgcaacttgagaccattactccttgttctatcatctggtaccactgagaatagtctagatccatcctctttggaaccccctttcaggtggttgaaagcagctatcaaatcccactcAGCCCATCCGTCCTTCCACCCTACGACACACCAAGCTGATGCAGAATTGGTTACCCTTAGAATCTGTCCTGATCATCTCTCTGCTTACCTGATGGACAGATGGGCTAATGTGCCACACTTCACCTGACTCAGTCTGCCCTGCGTGCTTGTGTTGTTGGTTGAGCACTGTCAGCGTACCCAGCGCTGCCGACCTCAAAGAGTGTCTGccccccaagagcttacagtctaactggTGTACATAGTACAGTGTGTAAACACCATAGGCAAAATATTCAAAACTGGCTGCCTAAGGCTGGCTCCTAAGTCCGTGTGTAGACCCTTTAATGAATggactgtttgtttatttgtgttcCCCAGAAGTGCTGGAACACACAGTGCTGCcttctcaacacttctgaaaatcaggccatgtaATTGGGTACCCAAAGTGGCACCCGGATCCATGTTgggcacccatttttaaaaaatcttggccaCTTTGTACAGACAGTGAGATTCAAGTGAGCTTGCTGTGAGTGGCATACCGAGTGGATTATGGTTGAAAGGCCTGGCAGAAGAAGTGTGATGCAGGCGAAGGCACATGGAGAAGGGGCTCGTGTGTTAGACGAGAGGGTGTGAGCTGATGTGTTGGGGTGGCATAGAAGGTGCAGAGGtgagtgggaggagcagaggaatGGGACACTTGGAAGGTGTACAGGCAACAggaagggaagcagcaggaaatgggCCTGTAAAACACTTCAGGACATGGCACTGCATGTGGTATAAATGCCTAGAATGCATTGGTGTGATTGGCATTATAGAGAGATTTCTGAGACGCTCGGTGTTTAAATATCTGAATTATCACAGGCCTATCCTCTGCTTTTAACCGCAGAGCTATGATTTCCCCCTAGAGATTTCACCAGACTTGCCATCTGAGGCTTTCCCCCTTTATTGTTGTGCCAGAAGTTACTAATGACTCCAGTCCTTCAGGATATCCTAGCCCTGACTGGCCTCCTTACGTGGGTACTAACATTTCCCTAGCCTCCAGATTGGGCGTTAATGGGTCCTGGGTCTGTAGGCATGTCAGTCACTTATGGAAGTGTTTGTCTCATGCTGCTGCCAATTTCACGAAGGGATCTGTTGAGCTCTGCTTCGATCCGTTCATCCAGTCACGTCTGCAGTTCCCGAGTTACGGTCTCTgtcgctgctgctgcagggttgtACTAACTGACTCACGCTGGCGAGTGAGAGACTCTGTATTCTGCTCCTTTCATAGCCACAAACCAGAGCTACTTTCTACAGTCCTAGCCCAGTTGCCCCAGTCCGTCCTGCCCCTCGGTGGAGCGCGCAGCCCTCCAGGCCTCCCTGTGAGTGAGTCTAAATCTGCTGTGCCTCCTCTGACCCCCTGTGACAGGCAGTCTGTGTGTGGTGGAGGGGAGCAACAGTGTGCTTTTGTGTCTGCTCTGCGCAGCTTggtgtgtggttttggttttttcctTCTGGTGCTGGGGTAGTTCAGGACTGAACGCTCTCTAAAAGCAGCACAAACCAGGCAGCTAAGGGGGAAACGGTTGGCTGGTGGGTCACCTGCAGGCAATAAGTTTTGGGAAGCAAAGCTGCCTGCATTGCACCGAGTAAGAGAAAAGGCCTCCCCTCTTGTCTCCGTGTCAAACCCTTCATTCTCTCACCCTACCGGTAAACACTGCCTTTCGGGCTCACATCCCAGCACAGACGTTTCCTTCCGCGTCTTCACCATCGGGAAATTTACAATGTGTTCAATCGTTACAGCCGCCTACCACACGGCTACCCCAATCCTGAGGGCTGCAGCTCCACCCAGGCGCCTGCTATCCAACATCAGCACCATGAGACAGGCATCTACCCAGGTGCCCCGAGTGCCACCGCATGCCCAGAGAGTGGGTAAGTCAAGGAGGCAGCAGGTTACAAGTATCTAGTGAATGTGTGTCCAGGAGGGCGTTGGCCACAatcttgtttctttctctctctccgcCTTTTGGAGGAAAGGTTGGCTTGTGCAGTTGTTCATGGGTAGGCTTGGGAGGATTTGATTTTTGTCGATAAATGTAGATTTCACAGTACACACACAGACTGACAGAAATATTTCCACTAGTGATGATCAAAATTGCAGATAGGCAAAattagaaaaatgctgcttgagaacttattagaatttGATTTCCAGCTAATGACTTTGTCtagtttgacatgtgatgttgacaatttgtaatTTATAAAACGtaacttttttgaatctcaacatctactgtcattaaataatttccCGTACCTGTGGAAATTTAAATCTTTCCCAGTAAACATTGATATTACCTGTcaacattataaaaataaagaaatagaaaTTGAATTCTACTGAGCCTATTAATGgtggtgtggggaagggggattttgaaaatcttgccttcTCTTCCTTCGAAGTTGGAGTGTAGGTAAAAATTCACCCCAAAAGTTTGCAGTAGAATGGTGTAGTGTCCCGTGTCCCCAATGGACTCAGGggacttaaggcttgtctacacttatcgGAGGATCgacggttgatttagcgggtctagtgaagacctgctaaatcgaccactgatcgctctcccgttgactcctgtactccaccggatcgaGAAGAGTCAGGGGAGTAGTAgcgtggaccccgcggtaagtagatctaagctacattgacttgggttacgctattcacgtaactcaaattgtgtagcgTAGAAAGACTTTcatgcgtagtgtagacaaggcctcagacagCACTAGTAGTGCATGGGTTTGTAGTTCAGGGAATGTTGTCGTCTTCAGGTCGGTGCCTAGCACAAAAggaccctgatcctgattggtTCCACCGTATGCAGTTCAGTAGTAATGACCACAGTTCTAGATTTAACATTCAGGCAGTGTGTGTTCTCCAGGCAAAAACAGATTTAAAGGGATTCCCTGGACAAAGGAAGTGGTTTTTAATGTTTCCagttaaacaacaacaaagattTTCAGATTCCAAGTAAAATAGAAATTGCCAGTGCTTATAGTAGAGACTGACAGGGATGAATGGTCTGAAACTGCTCCGTGCTTATCTTGTGCCTTTAGATTTGATTTAGCTCTTGCTCTGAGGGTTTCCTCTGAGCAGTGAGTGCCTGCCCATGACTGCATCTAGTTCATCCCCTCCGGGCTTACCTACTGACATGCAGCTCTTGCTTCTGCAGGATTGGGGAATGGGGTTTGACTGTCTTGGCCTCTTGTGTTAGGTATCCAAGTCAAAGGATACCTATAAGAGACTCAGTGGCTTGTCAGACACTTTTCACTAGCGTAAGTGAAGTGGTGGTGGAGAGTTGAGCAGGTTCAACAGCAGAATCTGAGGGCCAGATTCGGAGGTAATGTGTATGTAGGACTTAGTTGCTTTCCTTGCTACTCTCTGCATTTCTGGCTCCTTAGTGTGAGAGTTACACCAGGTCAGTCTCACACTCGGACTTAGTTGGCCAAATTCTAGGTGATGTGTAAAGGGGGTGAGGCAGAAGCTGCGTGTTGGTAAGAGGTACGAGCCTGAGGTTGTCTAAGATGTGTAATTTACTGGCTGGAGGTGCCAGGCAAGAGAATAAATTGCACTGGCCtaaattcattctctctctcttgtcctTGTGGCACTTAGACTTGCTCCTGTATTTGGCCCTCAGTCTTTTCTGTTCTTTGCCTGCTCATTTAATGTGAAGCAGTTGGTGTCAGAGACACTTGTTGAGTCCATTCTCTTGGGCAGGGTTCTGGGCTTCTGGTAGCTGAGGGGAATGAAAGTGGTTCCCCAATGAGTTTTTGGAGCAGGGTGCACTAGGAAGCTATAATGCAAATGGTGAAGTGGGAGTTCTGGTGGCCCCACAATCCATGTGAAATGGATACAGCCCACATGTAcgtatgtgggtgggtgggtgaggggggaggaggagggtttgGAGGGGCCCATCGTTGTTTCTCCTCAGTTTTCTTTGTCCTTTTGCGGAGTCAGGCAGGCAACAGGAGGAGGGCAGTCTCCTGCTCCTGCATGAAAGGCAGCATGCTGTCTGTGGCTCCTGCTGTGAGTGAGCACCGTGCCATCCTCACTGATGCATTCGCAGTAGGAGTCCTGGGGCAAGCTCCTTGGTACCAGGGCATGGTGCTGCCCTTCAGCTGCTGATGCTGAGAGGCATCAATCTGTGGGTGGGGAATGAAAAAGACAGGTCCATTCGTTGACATCCCGCCACTCCCCTGATTGATTACTCTGCGCTAGGAGAGCACGTAGCCGTTTTGAACTTCAAAGCAACGTGTGGGTGACATTCAAGTTGTGAGGGGTGTATTTTGCCTGATCTGCTTGGCATGCTGCTTTCACGCTCTTGGCAGGTGTAGAGTTAAAGCATGTGCAGATGCTTATTGGCACGTCGCTTCCTTGCTAATGTTCCTGTGTCTCTTCCAGCCAACATAGGGACCCAGACGCTTGGTGCCCGTGCACCCAGCTCACCATCCCTGCCGCGGGGTGTGCCACAGTATAAGTACTCCTCAGCAGTGAGGAACATCCAGCCGATGGGAAGCGTGGCACCTATGCTGGTACAACAGGTAACCCATTCACAGGATTTTGTCCTAGAGATGCTGAGGCTGGGGCAGGACCCAGCGATCTGCTAGAGAGTCACAGGGAGGGATAAGCGGAATAGAATGCGGAACTGTGGCCATTTCAAAACTAGCTTGTGTTTCCTGAGCCCCTGCAG encodes:
- the PABPC1L gene encoding polyadenylate-binding protein 1-like isoform X1; translated protein: MNASGPGYPLASLYVGDLHPDVTEAMLYEKFSPAGPIMSIRVCRDVATRRSLGYAYINFQQPADAERALDTMNFEVIKGRPIRIMWSQRDPGLRKSGVGNVFIKNLDDSIDNKALYDTFSAFGNILSCKVVCDENGSRGYGFVHFETHEAANRAIDTMNGMLLNDRKVFVGHFKSRREREAEFGARAMEFTNVFIKNFGDDMDDDRLREIFSKFGKTLSVRVMMDDTGRSKGFGFVNFEKHEEAQKAVADMNGKQINGRMVYVGRAQKRMERQSELKRKFEQIKQERVSRYQGVNLYVKNLDDGIDDERLRKEFSPYGTITSAKKRLPRP
- the PABPC1L gene encoding polyadenylate-binding protein 1-like isoform X2, with product MNASGPGYPLASLYVGDLHPDVTEAMLYEKFSPAGPIMSIRVCRDVATRRSLGYAYINFQQPADAERALDTMNFEVIKGRPIRIMWSQRDPGLRKSGVGNVFIKNLDDSIDNKALYDTFSAFGNILSCKVVCDENGSRGYGFVHFETHEAANRAIDTMNGMLLNDRKVFVGHFKSRREREAEFGARAMEFTNVFIKNFGDDMDDDRLREIFSKFGKTLSVRVMMDDTGRSKGFGFVNFEKHEEAQKAVADMNGKQINGRMVYVGRAQKRMERQSELKRKFEQIKQERVSRYQGVNLYVKNLDDGIDDERLRKEFSPYGTITSAKVMTEGGHSKGFGFVCFSSPEEATKAVTEMNGRIVSTKPLYVALAQRKEERKAILTNQYMQRLATMRALPGPLLGSFQAPTGYFLPAIPQPQTRATFYSPSPVAPVRPAPRWSAQPSRPPSAYHTATPILRAAAPPRRLLSNISTMRQASTQVPRVPPHAQRVANIGTQTLGARAPSSPSLPRGVPQYKYSSAVRNIQPMGSVAPMLVQQAGEPAVHIHGQEPLTASMLAAAPPQEQKQMLGERLYPLIHAMHASLAGKITGMLLEIDNSELLLMLESPESLHSKIEEAVAVLQAHQATESSLNSSAATFLL